Proteins encoded together in one Prochlorococcus marinus str. MIT 9211 window:
- a CDS encoding response regulator transcription factor → MTESKTPDLEILKLPRILLVDDEPGIRTAVQAYLEDEGFAVTTAIDGEEGWQKAQQIVPDVVISDVMMPRCDGYGLLKRLREDERLGGTPVIFLTAKGMTIDRTQGYQAGVDDYIPKPFDPDELIARVRNVVKRQERLLTEAARFADTDVSQMAKQITEIRSMLTQGDKNNSKKDLIIPNFTPREESVLQLVAEGLMNKEIARKLETSIRNVEKYVSRLFIKTGTSSRTELVRYALENNLVT, encoded by the coding sequence ATGACTGAATCCAAAACCCCTGATTTAGAAATTCTTAAACTTCCTCGAATTTTATTAGTGGATGATGAACCTGGTATCAGAACTGCTGTCCAGGCGTACCTGGAAGATGAAGGTTTTGCGGTTACAACTGCAATCGATGGTGAAGAAGGATGGCAAAAAGCTCAACAAATTGTCCCGGACGTAGTGATTAGTGACGTAATGATGCCTCGCTGTGATGGATATGGTCTACTCAAAAGACTGCGTGAAGACGAAAGGCTAGGAGGTACCCCAGTAATTTTCTTAACCGCCAAAGGAATGACTATTGATCGTACTCAAGGCTATCAAGCTGGAGTGGATGATTACATCCCTAAGCCATTTGACCCAGATGAATTGATTGCAAGAGTAAGAAATGTCGTTAAGCGTCAAGAGAGACTTTTAACAGAAGCCGCACGTTTTGCCGATACGGATGTAAGTCAAATGGCCAAGCAAATAACTGAAATTCGTTCAATGCTTACGCAAGGCGATAAAAACAACTCCAAAAAAGATTTGATAATCCCAAACTTTACCCCCAGGGAAGAAAGTGTTCTTCAATTAGTTGCAGAAGGTTTGATGAACAAAGAAATTGCTAGAAAACTAGAAACTTCTATTCGAAATGTAGAAAAATATGTGAGTAGGTTATTTATCAAAACTGGAACCTCTAGTAGAACAGAACTAGTAAGATATGCACTGGAAAATAATCTAGTGACCTAA
- a CDS encoding cysteine desulfurase family protein, producing the protein MTGVMPEKPLDFDYQSTTPCSQMVLDAMSPYWQDLWGNPSNRQNRSGLYASAAISNAREKLASLIGIKPEKLIFTSGATEANNLALLGYARAKAIEVGKPGHLITLSTEHYAVLDPLKQLQREGFRVTKLSPNLDGIISLDRLENAFEDDTFMVSIMFANNEIGVIQPIEKISSMCKKRGIIMHSDIAQGFGYIPIDFNSLGIDFLSISGHKIYGPKGIGALIINEDLPIQPLQWGGGQQNGIRPGTMPVPLIIGLAKAAEIAISQLDEQFFRSQDLRNQLWDGLQKSNQGLKINGSMIARLPHNLNFTVLNVSGGRLHKLLKPFISCSSGSACSNGSPSHVLQSIGLSLKEAEASLRLSLGRDTNIEDIKEAIYCISQVISQLREGSTC; encoded by the coding sequence ATGACTGGGGTGATGCCGGAAAAACCACTGGATTTTGACTATCAATCGACAACACCTTGTTCGCAAATGGTTTTGGATGCCATGAGTCCATATTGGCAAGACCTATGGGGCAATCCATCCAATCGGCAAAATCGTTCTGGTTTGTATGCTTCGGCTGCAATAAGCAATGCACGAGAAAAATTAGCTTCTCTTATAGGGATTAAGCCAGAAAAGTTGATTTTTACAAGTGGAGCTACAGAAGCTAATAATTTAGCTTTGCTTGGTTATGCTCGCGCGAAAGCGATTGAAGTTGGAAAGCCTGGACACTTAATAACACTTTCGACTGAGCATTATGCGGTTCTTGATCCTCTTAAACAGCTCCAAAGAGAGGGATTCAGAGTTACAAAATTATCGCCTAACTTGGATGGAATAATTTCATTAGATAGATTAGAGAATGCATTTGAAGATGATACTTTTATGGTAAGCATAATGTTTGCCAATAATGAAATTGGTGTTATCCAACCTATTGAAAAAATTTCCTCAATGTGTAAGAAAAGAGGAATCATTATGCATAGTGATATTGCTCAGGGATTTGGATATATACCTATAGATTTTAATAGCTTAGGGATTGATTTTTTAAGTATTAGTGGTCATAAGATTTATGGGCCAAAAGGCATAGGTGCATTAATTATTAATGAAGATCTACCTATTCAACCTTTGCAATGGGGAGGCGGTCAACAGAATGGTATTCGTCCAGGGACTATGCCTGTACCATTGATTATTGGCTTAGCCAAAGCTGCTGAAATTGCAATAAGTCAATTAGATGAACAGTTCTTTAGATCCCAAGATCTTCGTAATCAACTTTGGGATGGTTTGCAAAAAAGCAACCAGGGTTTGAAGATTAATGGATCAATGATTGCTCGTCTTCCTCACAATCTTAACTTTACTGTTTTAAATGTCAGCGGTGGTCGCTTACATAAACTTTTAAAGCCTTTTATATCCTGTAGTAGTGGATCTGCCTGTAGTAATGGTTCCCCTTCACATGTTTTGCAATCGATAGGATTGTCTCTTAAAGAGGCAGAAGCCTCTTTAAGATTAAGTTTAGGCAGAGACACGAATATTGAAGATATTAAAGAAGCAATATATTGTATTTCGCAAGTTATCAGCCAATTAAGAGAAGGGTCTACTTGTTAG
- the rsmH gene encoding 16S rRNA (cytosine(1402)-N(4))-methyltransferase RsmH: MKDKVNVATSTFNHTPVLANELIEIIKKLPEDLIKNCLIIDATIGGGGHSSLVLETFPGISVIGLDQDPKAVAAASEHLKIFGDRAKIETTNFSNFTPSKKVAMVFADLGVSSPQLDEGSRGFSFRLNGPLDMRMNQIDGTNAAELIDRLSENELANLIFKYGEERFSRRIAKRIKHDLAKQGPYSGTIALAYAIAGCYPPKLRNRRVHPATKTFQALRIAINHELDVLSVLLKKAPEWLLDDGLFAVISFHSLEDRLVKKSFLTDTRLERITRKPLIATTNEISINPRSRSAKMRVARRIEAIK, translated from the coding sequence ATGAAAGATAAAGTTAACGTTGCCACTTCTACGTTCAACCACACACCTGTTCTGGCAAATGAGCTCATTGAAATCATCAAAAAACTACCTGAAGATCTCATAAAAAATTGCTTAATAATTGATGCAACAATTGGCGGGGGCGGCCATTCTTCTTTAGTTCTAGAAACATTTCCAGGTATTAGCGTTATTGGTCTTGATCAAGATCCAAAAGCTGTAGCTGCTGCCTCAGAGCATCTGAAAATATTTGGAGACAGAGCAAAAATTGAAACTACCAATTTCTCAAATTTCACTCCTTCCAAAAAAGTGGCTATGGTTTTTGCAGATCTGGGAGTCAGCAGCCCCCAATTAGATGAAGGGTCAAGAGGCTTTAGTTTTAGGTTGAATGGTCCATTAGATATGAGAATGAACCAAATAGATGGAACCAATGCTGCAGAGTTAATCGACAGGCTAAGTGAGAATGAATTAGCAAACCTAATCTTTAAATATGGAGAAGAAAGGTTTTCTAGACGAATCGCAAAAAGAATAAAACATGATTTAGCTAAACAAGGTCCTTATTCAGGAACAATTGCCTTGGCATACGCAATTGCAGGATGTTACCCCCCTAAATTACGTAATCGTAGAGTTCATCCAGCCACTAAAACTTTTCAAGCATTGCGAATTGCTATTAATCATGAATTAGATGTATTAAGTGTGTTGCTAAAAAAGGCTCCAGAATGGCTTTTAGATGATGGTTTATTTGCTGTTATTAGTTTCCATTCTCTAGAAGATAGACTGGTTAAAAAATCTTTTTTGACAGACACACGCTTAGAAAGAATTACCCGAAAACCATTAATAGCCACCACAAATGAAATCTCAATTAATCCCAGAAGTAGAAGTGCGAAAATGCGAGTTGCTCGAAGAATAGAAGCTATTAAGTAA
- a CDS encoding NAD(P)H-quinone oxidoreductase subunit H produces the protein MSQLETRTEPMVVNFGPHHPSMHGVLRLVVTLDGEDVVDCEPVIGYLHRGMEKIAENRTNVMFVPYVSRMDYAAGMFYEAIVVNAPERLAKISVPKRASYIRVLMLELNRIANHLLWLGPFLADVGAQTPFFYIFREREMIYDLWEAATGQRLINNNYFRIGGVACDLPSGWLEKCTDFCKWFGPKIDEYEKLITNNPIFRRRIEGLGAISREEAINWSLSGPMLRASGVSWDLRKVDHYECYDDFDWSISTATEGDCFARYRVRIEEMRQSLKILLQACEMIPGGPTENLEASRMLEGKGSKFAGFDYQYVAKKVAPTFKIPDGELYTRLESGKGEIGVFIQGNNDVTPWRFKIRAADLNNLQILPHILKGAKVADIMAILGSIDVIMGSVDR, from the coding sequence ATGTCGCAACTTGAAACGCGAACGGAGCCAATGGTGGTCAATTTTGGTCCCCATCATCCTTCAATGCATGGTGTGTTGCGTTTAGTTGTCACACTAGATGGTGAGGATGTCGTGGATTGTGAGCCAGTTATTGGATACCTTCATCGAGGGATGGAGAAAATTGCTGAAAACAGAACAAATGTAATGTTTGTTCCCTATGTCAGTCGTATGGATTATGCGGCTGGCATGTTTTATGAAGCAATTGTTGTTAATGCTCCTGAGCGCCTAGCAAAGATCTCTGTACCAAAGCGAGCTAGTTATATAAGAGTCTTAATGCTAGAACTCAATCGCATTGCTAATCATCTGCTTTGGTTAGGACCTTTTTTGGCTGATGTAGGAGCCCAGACACCTTTTTTCTATATTTTTAGAGAGCGCGAAATGATTTATGACTTGTGGGAAGCTGCAACAGGACAAAGATTGATTAACAACAATTATTTTCGTATAGGCGGAGTTGCATGTGATTTACCATCGGGCTGGCTTGAAAAATGTACGGATTTTTGTAAATGGTTTGGACCCAAGATTGATGAATATGAAAAATTGATCACTAATAATCCAATTTTTCGTAGACGAATTGAAGGCTTAGGTGCTATCTCACGTGAAGAAGCTATTAATTGGAGTCTTTCTGGACCAATGCTACGTGCTTCAGGAGTGTCATGGGATTTACGTAAAGTGGATCATTATGAGTGCTATGACGATTTCGACTGGTCTATATCCACTGCAACTGAAGGAGATTGCTTTGCTAGATACCGAGTTCGCATAGAGGAAATGAGACAATCTCTCAAAATTTTGTTACAAGCCTGTGAGATGATTCCTGGTGGTCCTACTGAAAACCTTGAAGCATCTCGAATGTTAGAAGGAAAAGGAAGTAAATTTGCAGGCTTTGACTATCAATATGTAGCCAAGAAAGTAGCTCCAACTTTTAAAATTCCAGATGGCGAGCTATATACGAGATTAGAATCTGGTAAAGGTGAGATTGGTGTTTTTATTCAAGGCAACAATGATGTAACACCTTGGAGATTTAAAATACGAGCTGCAGATTTAAATAATCTCCAGATTCTTCCTCATATTCTTAAAGGTGCCAAAGTTGCTGACATAATGGCGATTCTTGGCTCAATAGACGTCATTATGGGTTCAGTGGACCGTTAA
- a CDS encoding acyl-CoA thioesterase: MLPADWLYLERIVRFGETDSAGVIHFYQLLRWCHESWEESLERYGLKAADVFPNILNKEKQPLVALPIIHCEADFWKPLQTGDHISIELLPKKISAGSFQVTFKFKRGDNYVAQALIQHQAINSQTRSCCELSTKINSWLAESLCID; this comes from the coding sequence TTGCTTCCTGCAGATTGGCTTTATTTGGAACGCATTGTTCGTTTTGGTGAGACAGATTCAGCAGGTGTAATACATTTTTATCAACTTCTTCGATGGTGTCATGAATCTTGGGAGGAAAGTCTAGAGAGATATGGTTTAAAAGCCGCTGATGTCTTTCCAAATATCTTAAATAAAGAGAAACAACCATTGGTTGCGTTACCAATTATTCATTGTGAAGCAGACTTTTGGAAACCTCTACAAACAGGAGATCATATCTCTATTGAATTACTTCCTAAAAAAATTTCAGCAGGTAGTTTTCAAGTAACATTTAAATTTAAACGGGGTGACAATTATGTTGCCCAGGCTTTAATTCAACACCAAGCAATTAACTCTCAAACAAGATCTTGCTGCGAGTTATCAACGAAAATCAATTCTTGGCTAGCAGAGTCGCTTTGCATTGATTAA
- a CDS encoding AMP-binding protein codes for MTQLITLTCKPEEAEKYITMIDAAIDNGAWVQLKPIDRVASLIHKNSLPKGPGVLIFSGGSTNKSQQCLLPYSHLNKSAIATGQWLKDQGLEPRECNIFNALPIHHVSGLMPWWRSRCWSSRHIFIKPALIHNPKELNRVSSDFMKGNQGPRITSLVPTQLKRLLEDQAGKSWLRSFAVIWIGGSPIPEALLTKARDLGIRLSPSYGSTETTAMITAQSPEDFLAGEINSGTPLKDIELRLGSNNRLQVRTTRLAIASWQSGKLKPLIVNDDGWWDSADIAELNSHQGIVHLKIIGRVDTAIISGGETVYPEYLQSQLLKLARQEEIPIQEVLFIPIQSKDWGQRLVALIRFKHAMNRNQSLEAKSQLETLVKKWVPAERPVAWYQCPELQMNECGKWEFAKWQTWLKGRETGI; via the coding sequence ATGACACAGCTCATAACTCTTACTTGCAAACCGGAAGAAGCAGAAAAATATATAACAATGATTGATGCTGCAATCGACAATGGTGCATGGGTACAATTAAAACCTATAGATAGAGTTGCAAGTTTAATCCACAAAAACTCACTCCCAAAAGGTCCAGGGGTGCTCATCTTCAGTGGCGGTAGTACAAACAAATCCCAACAATGTCTACTTCCTTATAGTCATCTTAATAAATCAGCTATAGCAACTGGTCAATGGCTAAAGGATCAAGGGCTAGAGCCAAGAGAATGCAATATTTTCAATGCATTGCCAATACATCATGTCAGTGGATTAATGCCTTGGTGGCGTAGTCGATGTTGGTCCTCCAGGCATATTTTCATCAAGCCTGCATTAATACACAATCCCAAGGAACTTAACCGAGTCTCCAGCGATTTCATGAAAGGGAACCAAGGACCACGTATTACATCTTTAGTTCCCACTCAACTCAAGCGTTTACTAGAGGATCAAGCAGGAAAAAGTTGGCTGCGATCCTTCGCTGTTATCTGGATAGGCGGATCTCCTATACCAGAAGCTCTACTTACAAAAGCAAGAGATTTGGGTATTCGCCTATCTCCTAGCTATGGATCTACAGAAACAACTGCCATGATTACAGCACAAAGTCCTGAAGATTTTCTTGCTGGCGAAATCAATTCTGGCACCCCTTTAAAAGATATCGAATTACGACTTGGCTCAAACAATAGACTGCAAGTCCGTACGACAAGGTTAGCTATAGCATCTTGGCAGAGTGGAAAACTTAAGCCACTCATTGTGAATGATGATGGTTGGTGGGATTCTGCAGATATTGCTGAATTAAATAGCCATCAAGGTATAGTTCATCTAAAAATCATAGGAAGAGTCGACACGGCAATCATTTCAGGAGGAGAGACTGTTTACCCTGAATACCTACAATCCCAATTACTAAAGTTGGCACGTCAGGAGGAAATACCTATCCAAGAAGTATTGTTTATACCAATTCAGAGCAAGGATTGGGGGCAAAGGTTAGTTGCTTTAATCCGTTTCAAGCATGCAATGAATAGGAATCAATCATTAGAGGCAAAGTCTCAGCTTGAAACCCTTGTAAAAAAATGGGTTCCAGCTGAGCGACCAGTTGCTTGGTACCAATGCCCCGAACTTCAAATGAATGAATGTGGGAAGTGGGAGTTCGCAAAATGGCAAACGTGGCTCAAAGGGAGAGAAACAGGTATTTAG
- a CDS encoding o-succinylbenzoate synthase, producing MSLFLQIKPFAFQLLMPLRTSQGILRDKKGFLIHLQNEDKESGWGEVAPMKNAELNLCAAILKSLGSTPSREKLERNLATWPGSLSFGIGAALAELDSLVGHKSSQDWLKTSQSALLLPTDKSPVLFLESILKDSQIKNENLTIKWKVGNSPMEVEKKLLGEILRRLPQNAHLRLDANGGWDRKQAMDWANHLSTEPKLEWIEQPLPANDISGLEELSTKIPVALDESLLLNPVLKETWQSWQIRKPLLEGDPRVLLKELTNNVGYRVISTSFETGIGRRWIHHLAALQQKGPTPTAPGLAPGWCPDSAMFSANPESVWDAA from the coding sequence ATGTCCCTATTCCTACAAATTAAGCCTTTTGCTTTCCAACTATTGATGCCTCTCAGAACTTCTCAGGGGATTCTCCGTGACAAAAAAGGTTTTCTTATACATCTACAGAATGAAGACAAAGAATCTGGCTGGGGAGAAGTAGCACCTATGAAAAACGCAGAATTAAACTTGTGCGCAGCAATACTTAAGAGTCTTGGGAGCACTCCCTCTAGGGAAAAACTAGAAAGAAATTTAGCAACTTGGCCAGGGTCATTAAGCTTTGGTATAGGCGCAGCACTTGCAGAATTAGATTCTCTTGTGGGACATAAATCAAGCCAAGATTGGTTGAAAACCTCTCAATCAGCACTTCTCTTACCTACAGATAAATCTCCTGTCCTATTTCTTGAATCAATATTAAAAGACTCACAGATAAAGAATGAGAACCTAACTATCAAGTGGAAAGTTGGAAATTCACCTATGGAAGTTGAAAAAAAATTGCTAGGAGAAATTTTAAGGCGACTACCGCAAAATGCCCATCTCAGACTCGATGCGAATGGTGGCTGGGATCGCAAACAAGCAATGGATTGGGCAAATCATTTATCCACTGAACCAAAACTTGAGTGGATTGAACAACCACTTCCTGCTAATGATATTTCAGGCCTTGAGGAATTATCTACTAAAATTCCAGTAGCACTTGATGAATCTCTTCTACTCAATCCTGTATTGAAAGAAACTTGGCAAAGTTGGCAAATTCGGAAGCCATTGCTTGAAGGGGACCCAAGAGTCTTATTAAAAGAGTTAACTAACAATGTCGGCTATAGAGTTATAAGCACCTCGTTCGAAACTGGTATAGGACGTCGTTGGATTCATCATCTGGCAGCATTACAACAAAAAGGGCCAACGCCTACAGCTCCTGGTCTGGCACCTGGATGGTGTCCAGACAGTGCAATGTTTAGCGCTAATCCAGAGTCAGTATGGGACGCCGCATGA
- the menA gene encoding 2-carboxy-1,4-naphthoquinone phytyltransferase has protein sequence MQDKNAVASLHASKVNTNRLWEKAIKWPLYSVAVMPVLLAGGWKQGTGEIIRIDQLIGFLVASILLLIWENLTNDLFDAETGVDEFKFHSVVTLTGKKQLVRYLAYLMLLLGMLVMLMLALKSSSAVFFLVVGSCVLGYLYQGPPFRLGYQGLGEPLCWLAFGPLATAAALLVLSPRAIDETTIPWTTATMLGAGPALATTLVLFCAQFHQVNEDAAHGKQTLLVRLGTKRAALLVPWFVSISFALELLPILFGYWPKSALLGAIGIPPAIALIRLLKRHHNNPRLTSESKFLALRFQTLNGLGLSAGFALAPVIGMDFLHHF, from the coding sequence ATGCAAGACAAAAATGCTGTTGCATCACTTCACGCCTCCAAAGTCAATACAAACAGACTTTGGGAAAAAGCAATTAAATGGCCTTTATATTCAGTAGCTGTCATGCCAGTACTTTTGGCCGGTGGCTGGAAGCAAGGTACTGGTGAAATTATTCGTATTGACCAATTAATTGGTTTTCTAGTGGCATCAATACTACTTTTGATTTGGGAAAATCTGACTAATGATCTTTTTGATGCAGAAACCGGTGTTGATGAATTCAAGTTTCACTCTGTAGTTACCCTGACTGGGAAAAAACAATTAGTTCGATATTTGGCTTACCTGATGCTTCTACTAGGCATGCTAGTAATGCTAATGCTTGCTTTAAAAAGTAGTTCTGCAGTCTTTTTCTTAGTTGTGGGAAGCTGTGTCCTGGGCTATTTATATCAAGGTCCCCCATTTAGATTGGGATATCAAGGACTAGGAGAGCCTTTATGCTGGCTAGCTTTTGGCCCGCTAGCAACAGCGGCAGCATTATTAGTCCTCTCTCCTAGGGCTATAGATGAAACCACAATTCCATGGACAACAGCAACCATGCTTGGTGCAGGCCCTGCTCTTGCAACAACCTTAGTCCTTTTTTGCGCGCAATTTCATCAAGTAAATGAAGATGCAGCCCATGGAAAGCAAACCTTGCTAGTTCGACTTGGCACAAAACGTGCTGCCTTGCTTGTCCCATGGTTTGTATCTATCAGTTTTGCATTAGAACTTTTACCAATCTTGTTTGGTTACTGGCCAAAATCAGCTCTTTTAGGCGCAATTGGAATCCCTCCAGCAATTGCTCTAATACGTCTGCTTAAAAGACACCACAACAATCCGCGTCTGACTAGTGAAAGCAAGTTTTTAGCATTACGGTTTCAAACTCTCAATGGCTTAGGCCTAAGTGCAGGTTTTGCACTTGCACCTGTTATAGGAATGGACTTTTTGCATCATTTTTAG
- a CDS encoding isochorismate synthase — MKCGPTFSEFLQASLRAWALRRIEDCVLSLALPLESVDPLTQLPVIADRHHFSFLWDSSPGLTLAAAGKCQNFELVGQRRFELAQRFSDETLNRLIDGTPEAPSHAKPRVLLAFTFFEQTTEIKIGTKNIPAVQAILPSWQLTRQTGQSWLRLNAVVAHEADVRDFVEQLWLMREKLVTSSKQVWLTSINMLGVSISQNWQNNYRLALAKGIDLVNSGELKKLVLAVKESIVLKEPLNPLVVLSNLRIRQQGSCRFLWKRASDESFFGASPERLLSCRNGLIRTDALAGTASKDDDGYDLLRSDKDLREHELVVSSIHNQMIQQGLEPYRSRSPRLAKHGHLVHLHTPITAMNKGLSPLQLADALHPTPAVAGLPRPKAFKWLRTLESFDRGNYAAPIGWIDNLGNAEFRVAIRCAYARGTSLELIAGAGLVKGSVVEKELQEVKLKLGVMADHVSSESLTKLVK, encoded by the coding sequence ATGAAATGTGGCCCAACTTTTAGTGAATTTTTGCAAGCGTCTTTACGAGCTTGGGCTTTAAGGCGAATTGAAGACTGTGTTTTGAGCCTGGCCTTGCCTTTAGAAAGTGTTGACCCGTTAACTCAATTACCTGTAATTGCTGATAGGCACCATTTTAGTTTCCTTTGGGATAGTTCTCCAGGATTAACTCTTGCAGCTGCGGGCAAATGTCAGAATTTTGAATTAGTTGGTCAAAGAAGATTTGAATTAGCTCAAAGATTCAGTGATGAGACACTTAATAGGCTTATAGATGGAACTCCAGAGGCACCAAGCCATGCAAAACCTAGAGTCTTGCTTGCCTTTACATTTTTTGAACAAACCACTGAAATTAAAATTGGTACAAAAAACATTCCTGCTGTTCAAGCTATTTTGCCTTCTTGGCAATTAACCCGTCAGACCGGTCAAAGTTGGTTGCGTTTGAACGCTGTTGTTGCTCATGAAGCAGATGTTAGGGATTTTGTCGAACAGCTTTGGTTAATGCGTGAAAAACTGGTTACAAGTTCTAAGCAGGTCTGGCTTACATCGATCAATATGTTGGGGGTTTCAATATCTCAAAATTGGCAAAACAATTATCGGCTAGCTCTCGCAAAGGGTATTGATTTGGTTAATTCTGGTGAACTTAAAAAATTAGTTCTTGCTGTCAAAGAGTCAATTGTACTTAAAGAACCATTAAACCCTCTCGTTGTTTTGTCTAATCTTCGCATTCGTCAACAAGGAAGTTGTCGCTTCTTATGGAAGAGAGCTAGTGATGAGTCTTTCTTTGGAGCTTCTCCAGAACGTCTACTAAGTTGTAGGAACGGCCTAATTAGAACTGATGCACTTGCTGGAACTGCTAGTAAAGATGATGATGGCTACGATTTACTTCGTTCAGATAAGGACCTGCGAGAACATGAACTAGTTGTTAGTTCGATTCATAATCAAATGATTCAACAAGGGTTAGAACCGTATAGATCAAGGAGTCCACGTTTGGCTAAGCATGGCCATTTAGTTCACTTACATACACCAATTACTGCAATGAATAAAGGTCTTTCGCCGCTTCAACTTGCAGATGCTTTGCATCCAACACCAGCAGTCGCTGGACTACCAAGGCCTAAGGCCTTTAAGTGGTTGAGAACACTTGAATCTTTTGATCGAGGGAATTATGCCGCCCCTATAGGATGGATAGATAATCTTGGCAATGCAGAGTTTAGAGTCGCTATTCGATGTGCTTATGCTAGAGGTACAAGTCTCGAATTAATAGCTGGAGCAGGACTTGTAAAGGGATCAGTAGTAGAAAAAGAGTTGCAAGAAGTTAAGTTGAAACTTGGTGTTATGGCTGATCATGTTTCATCTGAATCATTAACTAAACTTGTCAAGTAA
- the gshB gene encoding glutathione synthase gives MKQLFVLDPIKHINPIKDSSAALMEAAHKAAIEVWICTPSDLQAKGNKAGVCASHVDPEPWITVQEPQNLALNEFQCIWMRKDPPVDEAFLYATHLLEVAEREGVLVLNKPASLRAWNEKLGALRFSKLMAPTLVASRVQELKDFAQEQGEVVLKPLGGKGGQGVIRIATGAPGLEALLELVTLQENLPVMVQKFLPKVLEGDKRILLVNGQPFGAINRRPKDGDFRSNLALGGKAEATELSLREKEICEELAPALKKEGLFFVGIDVIGGMLSEINVTSPTGIREVEQLMGIPLSEQIISQLLDKFS, from the coding sequence ATGAAGCAACTCTTTGTGCTTGATCCTATTAAGCACATAAATCCGATCAAAGATTCTTCTGCCGCTTTGATGGAAGCTGCACATAAGGCTGCAATTGAAGTTTGGATATGCACTCCATCAGATTTGCAGGCCAAAGGGAATAAAGCAGGTGTTTGTGCAAGTCATGTTGACCCAGAGCCATGGATCACTGTGCAAGAGCCTCAGAATCTTGCTCTCAATGAATTTCAATGTATTTGGATGCGTAAGGACCCTCCAGTGGATGAAGCCTTTTTATATGCAACTCACTTACTCGAAGTTGCTGAACGTGAAGGAGTCCTAGTTCTGAATAAACCTGCCTCTCTCAGAGCATGGAATGAAAAGCTTGGAGCACTAAGGTTTAGCAAATTAATGGCTCCTACACTAGTCGCAAGCAGAGTTCAAGAATTGAAAGACTTTGCACAAGAACAAGGGGAAGTAGTTCTAAAACCACTTGGAGGAAAAGGTGGTCAAGGGGTTATTCGAATCGCAACAGGAGCACCTGGCCTTGAAGCATTACTTGAATTGGTAACGTTGCAAGAAAATCTACCTGTAATGGTTCAAAAATTTCTTCCAAAAGTATTAGAAGGAGATAAACGCATATTATTAGTCAATGGTCAACCATTTGGAGCCATCAACCGACGACCTAAAGATGGAGATTTTCGAAGCAATCTTGCCCTAGGAGGTAAAGCAGAAGCTACAGAGTTATCATTACGCGAGAAAGAGATTTGTGAAGAGCTTGCTCCTGCACTAAAAAAGGAAGGACTCTTTTTTGTTGGTATTGATGTTATTGGCGGCATGTTAAGTGAAATTAATGTCACCAGTCCTACAGGTATCCGAGAAGTGGAGCAGCTTATGGGAATCCCACTCTCCGAACAAATTATCAGTCAATTACTTGACAAGTTTAGTTAA
- the grxC gene encoding glutaredoxin 3, producing MAQVEIYTWQFCPFCIRAKNLLNKKGVDYKEYPIDGDPEGRLKMSERAGGRTTVPQIFINEKGIGGCDELYALEDSHQLDSLLN from the coding sequence ATGGCACAAGTTGAGATTTACACCTGGCAATTTTGCCCTTTCTGTATACGCGCAAAAAATCTTCTTAACAAGAAAGGCGTGGATTACAAAGAATACCCAATTGATGGGGACCCAGAAGGACGTTTAAAGATGTCCGAACGAGCAGGTGGACGTACAACTGTCCCCCAAATATTTATTAATGAAAAAGGTATTGGAGGCTGTGATGAGCTTTATGCCCTGGAAGACAGCCATCAATTAGACAGTCTTTTGAACTAA